The genomic segment CTACCAGCCGGATGGAGCGACACGTCGATTCATCGGCTGTGGCTGTTCAACTTGCACTATTTTGAAGACCTGATCGCCGACGATCACCGCGCGCGCGGCGCGTGGCATCGCCAACTGGTCGCCGATTGGCTGCGCGACCACCACGGCGACGACTTCTCGGGGCCAGCTTGGACGCCGTATGTCGCCAGCGTGCGCATCGTGAACTGGATCAAGTGGTCGCTGGCCGGCGAGACGCTTTCTGCCGCGGCTCTGGACAGCTTGGCGCTGCAGGCCCGCTATCTCAGCCAGCGGATCGAAACGCATCTCTTGGGCAATCATCTGTTGACCAACGCCAAGGCGCTAATCTTTGCGGGTATGTACTTTGCAGGTGACGAGGCGGAGCGCTGGATGACAACCGGACTCCAAATTCTCAAGCAACAACTTGCCGAGCAGATTCTGGCGGACGGCGCGCACTACGAGCAAAGCCCGATGTACCACGCGCTGGTGCTCGAGGACTTGCTCGATCTGTTGAACCTGGCGCAAGTGTATCCGGCGGCGCTGCCGAGAAGTCACGGCGACGACCCGCGCGCCTGGATTGCGCTGGCCGAGAGCATGCGGCGCTGGTTAGCCGCGATGACCCTGCCCGACGGCGAGATTAGCCTGATGAGCGATGCCGCGCAAGGCATTGCTCCGCGTCCCGCCGAACTGGACGCCTACGCGGCACGGCTGGGCTTGTCGCGCTGCGCGGCGCCGGCGGACGGCATCACTCGTCTCGCAGCCAGTGGCTACATTCGATTGCAGCGCGCGCCGGCGGTGGCCATTTTGGACGTTGGCGAGATTGGCCCCGCGTTCCTGCCCGGCCACGGCCATGCCGACGTGCTGTCGTTTGAGCTGGCGCTGTGGGGCCAGCGTGTGATCGTTGATAGCGGCACATCGGTCTATTACGGCAACGATCGCCAGCGGCAGGCGGAGCGTTCGACAGCCGCGCACAACACCATCGAGATCGACGGGCAGGACAGTTCGGAGGTGTGGGACAACTTCCGCGTTGCTCGGCGGGCATATCCGCGCGACGTGTCGACCGAGAGCACGCGCGAGGCGCAAGTCGTAACGGCCAGTCACGATGGCTACCGGCGGCTACCGGGGCGCGTGTCACACACTCGTCGTTGGTCGCTGACGGCCGACTGGCTATCGATCGAAGACACGCTGACGGGCAGCTATCGCCAGGCGATTGCACGGTTTCACCTGCATCCCGACGCGCGCGTCGTGGGCGTGGACGCCGCGCAAGGAACGGCCGATTTGCAAGCCGCCGGGCGCAGCCTGCGATTCAGCACGTCTGGCGGCCGGCTCTCGGTGACGCCGACAGCGTATCATCCCGGTTTTGGTCTGTCGGTCGCGAACCAATGCCTGGTCGTGGAACTGACTTCGCCCCGCGCGACGCATGCACTCACCTGGTGACGGCGGCGTTGGTATCATGGAGCCTCGCCCTTTCCTGATTTTTCCGCACGGAGTTCTTTCGTGAGCACCATGCTTGAGCAAAAGTTTTTGCCGTTTTTTGTGCCCGACATTGGCGAGGCGGAAATTGCAGCCGTGGTGGAGACGCTGCGTTCTGGCTGGCTGACAACCGGCCCCAAGACGAAGGAGTTTGAGCGCCGCTTTGCCGAGAAGATCGGCGCCAAACACGCCATTGCGGTGAATAGCGCGACGGCGGCCTTGCACCTGGCGCTCGACGCGGTGGGAGTGGGGCGCGACGACGAGGTGCTCGTGCCGACCATGACCTTCGCCGCCACGGCCGAGGTGGCGATTCATCTGGGCGCGCGACCGGTGCTTGTCGACTGCGAGTCCGACCTGTTATGCGTCGACCCGGCCAAGATCGAAGCGGCTATCACGCCGCGAACCAAGGCGATTATGCCGGTCCACTTTGCTGGGCAGCCTTGTGATATGGACGCCATTTTGGAGATCGCCGGCCGCCACAAGCTCAAGGTAATCGAAGACGCGGCGCACGCGCTGCCGACGCTCTACAAGGGGCGGCTGGTCGGCACGATGGGGGACATCACTTGCTTTTCGTTTTACGCCAACAAGACGATCACCACGGGCGAAGGGGGGATGCTGGTCACCGACGACGACGCCTTGGCCGACCGCGCCCGCATCATGAGCCTGCACGGCATCAGCCGCGACGCCTGGAAGCGGTTCACCGCCGAAGGCACCTGGTACTACGAGATTTTGCACGCCGGTTACAAGTACAACCTGACCGATGTGGCCTCGGCGCTGGGCCTGGTGCAGCTTGACCGTTGCCAGGAGTTGTTCGAGCGCCGCGCGGCCTGCGCTCGTCGTTACGACGAGTTGCTGGCCGACCTGCCGCAGATCACGCGCCCCGTGGTCCGCGCCAACGTGCAGCACGCCTGGCATCTGTACTTCATTCAACTCAATCTCGCGCAATTGAAGATCGATCGCAACCAGTTCATCGACGAACTGAAGGCGCGCGAGATCGGCACCAGCGTCCATTACACGCCGCTGCACCTGCACCCGTACTATCGCGACCACTTTGGCTATCAGCCGGGGCAATTGCCGGTGGCCGAGAGCGCTTACCAGCGGATTATTTCGATTCCGCTGTATCCCAAAATGACCGAGGCCGATCAAGAGCGGGTGAGCCGGGCATTGCACGAGATCGTGGCGGAGCATCGCCGGTGATCAAGCGGATTTTTGACGCCACGGCAGCGGCGGTGGGCTTAACGCTAGTCGCGCCGCTGTTTGCCGTAATTGCGCTGGCGATCAAGCTGGGCTCCGCCGGCCCCGTCTTCTTTCGGCAAGAGCGAATGGGG from the Pirellulales bacterium genome contains:
- a CDS encoding heparinase II/III family protein gives rise to the protein MNLARYFHTLRHLRPIQVYGRAWQRFYRPRADRRPAPPLRPRSGQWTTGPARAPLMLGERRFRFLNEARELELPAGWSDTSIHRLWLFNLHYFEDLIADDHRARGAWHRQLVADWLRDHHGDDFSGPAWTPYVASVRIVNWIKWSLAGETLSAAALDSLALQARYLSQRIETHLLGNHLLTNAKALIFAGMYFAGDEAERWMTTGLQILKQQLAEQILADGAHYEQSPMYHALVLEDLLDLLNLAQVYPAALPRSHGDDPRAWIALAESMRRWLAAMTLPDGEISLMSDAAQGIAPRPAELDAYAARLGLSRCAAPADGITRLAASGYIRLQRAPAVAILDVGEIGPAFLPGHGHADVLSFELALWGQRVIVDSGTSVYYGNDRQRQAERSTAAHNTIEIDGQDSSEVWDNFRVARRAYPRDVSTESTREAQVVTASHDGYRRLPGRVSHTRRWSLTADWLSIEDTLTGSYRQAIARFHLHPDARVVGVDAAQGTADLQAAGRSLRFSTSGGRLSVTPTAYHPGFGLSVANQCLVVELTSPRATHALTW
- a CDS encoding DegT/DnrJ/EryC1/StrS family aminotransferase, with protein sequence MLEQKFLPFFVPDIGEAEIAAVVETLRSGWLTTGPKTKEFERRFAEKIGAKHAIAVNSATAALHLALDAVGVGRDDEVLVPTMTFAATAEVAIHLGARPVLVDCESDLLCVDPAKIEAAITPRTKAIMPVHFAGQPCDMDAILEIAGRHKLKVIEDAAHALPTLYKGRLVGTMGDITCFSFYANKTITTGEGGMLVTDDDALADRARIMSLHGISRDAWKRFTAEGTWYYEILHAGYKYNLTDVASALGLVQLDRCQELFERRAACARRYDELLADLPQITRPVVRANVQHAWHLYFIQLNLAQLKIDRNQFIDELKAREIGTSVHYTPLHLHPYYRDHFGYQPGQLPVAESAYQRIISIPLYPKMTEADQERVSRALHEIVAEHRR